One Fuerstiella marisgermanici DNA window includes the following coding sequences:
- a CDS encoding alpha/beta hydrolase family protein — MSVQRLVMPPLIGWLLIALDTSADDGRNAPLTIESALAQRLINPDLPQSEIEAYTESHILPMPEVTTVGEWETYAKKVREDVLKKVVFRGEAAKWRTLPTKVEWQGEIEGGPGYRIRKLRYEVVPGMWTAGLLYEPEKLSGKVPVVMNVNGHDRPDGMAADYKQMRCINQAKRGMIALNLEWLGMGQLATPGFNHYSMNQVNLCGTSGLAPFYLAMSRGLDILLQHENADPARVAVAGLSGGGWQTIFISSLDTRVTLCNPVAGYSSFKTRARYQSDLGDSEQTPCDLASVTDYAQLTAMLAPRPALLTNNAEDNCCFKAEHALPPLLEAAQPIYKLYNKPTNLRYHINNDPGTHNFLVDNRQQLYGMLEEFFLGNLDKNAAKEIASEDELKTKDQLHVKLPEGNLDFNSLALQLSDGLSHSQPAGAGELSAWQTQQRPKLHDIVKLKAFHTLAIQQSQRNSENLSASFWWLRFGGDWTVPAVELSVPGSKSKKLAIVVADDRGSSLTGETQHLLNDGYRVLAIDPFYFGESKITKHDFLYAILVSSLGDRPIGIQAGQLQAAAKWAREEFGCEHVKLVAAGPRTSLISLVAAASGDQFETLQLRGSLGSLRELLEQNKGMDKVPESLCFGLLEQFDIPELVLLAGPDRVQFVDASDRCRTELQSVMKAYPKLSTNLFAQPTRAAGASGDE; from the coding sequence ATGTCCGTTCAACGACTCGTCATGCCGCCTTTGATCGGTTGGCTGCTTATCGCTCTCGACACATCGGCCGATGATGGCAGGAACGCTCCACTCACCATCGAATCCGCGTTGGCGCAGCGGCTGATTAATCCCGACTTGCCTCAATCCGAAATTGAAGCGTACACCGAGTCTCACATCCTGCCGATGCCCGAAGTGACCACAGTCGGCGAATGGGAGACGTATGCAAAAAAGGTGCGAGAAGACGTTTTGAAGAAAGTCGTGTTTCGAGGCGAAGCGGCGAAGTGGAGAACGCTGCCCACGAAAGTGGAATGGCAGGGTGAAATTGAAGGCGGCCCCGGTTACCGCATTCGCAAGCTGAGATACGAAGTCGTTCCCGGAATGTGGACGGCGGGATTGCTATACGAACCCGAAAAACTGTCCGGCAAAGTGCCTGTCGTCATGAACGTCAACGGGCACGATCGCCCGGACGGCATGGCGGCCGACTATAAGCAAATGCGATGTATCAACCAGGCCAAACGCGGCATGATCGCATTGAATCTGGAATGGCTCGGCATGGGGCAACTTGCCACCCCCGGCTTCAATCACTACAGCATGAATCAAGTGAACTTGTGCGGCACCAGCGGGCTGGCACCTTTTTACCTGGCGATGAGTCGCGGGCTGGACATCCTGCTGCAACATGAAAACGCAGACCCTGCAAGAGTGGCTGTGGCCGGGCTGTCAGGCGGCGGTTGGCAGACGATCTTCATTAGTTCGCTGGACACTCGCGTGACGCTGTGCAATCCGGTTGCGGGCTATTCCAGTTTCAAAACGCGAGCCCGCTACCAAAGCGACCTCGGCGATTCAGAACAAACGCCGTGCGACCTGGCGTCGGTCACTGACTATGCTCAGTTGACCGCCATGTTGGCTCCGCGCCCCGCATTGCTGACGAATAATGCGGAAGACAATTGCTGCTTCAAGGCAGAACACGCGCTGCCGCCGCTACTTGAAGCAGCTCAACCGATCTACAAACTTTATAACAAACCAACGAACCTGAGATACCATATCAACAATGATCCCGGGACTCACAATTTCCTGGTTGACAACCGACAGCAGTTGTACGGGATGCTGGAAGAATTCTTTCTGGGCAACCTCGACAAGAACGCCGCAAAGGAGATCGCCAGTGAGGACGAACTGAAGACCAAAGACCAACTTCACGTGAAGCTGCCGGAAGGCAACCTGGACTTCAACTCCCTGGCCTTGCAGCTTTCCGACGGGCTGTCTCATTCACAACCAGCGGGTGCGGGCGAGTTATCTGCGTGGCAGACCCAGCAGCGACCGAAGCTACACGACATTGTGAAGTTGAAAGCGTTCCACACACTGGCGATTCAGCAGTCGCAGCGAAACTCCGAAAATCTGTCAGCATCGTTCTGGTGGCTGCGATTCGGCGGCGACTGGACGGTGCCAGCGGTTGAACTGTCCGTCCCCGGCAGCAAGAGCAAAAAGTTGGCGATCGTTGTCGCGGATGACCGGGGATCCAGCCTGACCGGGGAAACTCAGCATTTGCTAAACGATGGATATCGCGTGCTGGCGATCGATCCGTTTTACTTTGGTGAATCAAAGATTACCAAACACGACTTTCTGTACGCGATTCTGGTATCCAGTCTCGGTGATCGCCCGATTGGAATTCAGGCCGGACAACTTCAGGCTGCCGCGAAGTGGGCACGCGAAGAATTTGGGTGTGAACATGTCAAACTGGTAGCGGCCGGACCTCGGACGTCGCTGATATCACTTGTCGCGGCCGCTTCGGGTGACCAGTTCGAAACGCTGCAGCTTCGAGGTTCACTGGGCAGTTTGCGTGAGTTACTCGAACAAAACAAAGGCATGGACAAGGTGCCAGAGTCATTGTGTTTTGGGTTACTCGAGCAGTTCGACATTCCAGAACTGGTGCTGTTGGCGGGACCGGACCGCGTGCAATTTGTGGACGCCTCAGATCGTTGCAGGACTGAACTACAGTCGGTGATGAAAGCGTATCCCAAGCTAAGTACCAACTTGTTTGCACAACCAACTCGGGCGGCAGGCGCGTCGGGCGATGAATAG
- a CDS encoding 3-keto-disaccharide hydrolase, with amino-acid sequence MKMFTRLTALLALVATASPFSAAQNAKPDANVDAGARALQILESAAWADIFNGKDLAGWTGDTQNYLVEDGVLVCKKGGHNLVSEKQYGDFAFQFEFKLEESGNNGVGIRVSEGGHAATDGMEIQILDHHGSRYGGEAIMENGKKRKLSWLKPWQYHGSIYGVYPSRIGYLKPVGEWNSETIVAIDDHILVILNGAVIMDVCLDDVTPVDGNPHPGMHNKSGHLMLAGHNDRVEFRNLKLADYSPAPSTPKTDKHNTPPEGFSALFNGKDLTGWKGLAHRNANERRALKGDDLKAAQATADESMNQHWSVSDGVLTYDGKGQSLCTANDYGDFEFYCEWKIPPGADSGIYLRGTPQVQIWDPWRTQSKEEHTVPDSSEEWVERYRHGQQLGSGGLWNNRRWRNSPLVLADKKAGEWNNFLIRMVGDKVTIWLNDKLVVDRVRLENFWDKARLMPLPRADQIELQHHGSELFFRNLYIRELPY; translated from the coding sequence ATGAAGATGTTCACCCGCTTGACCGCGCTGCTGGCGCTGGTCGCCACTGCCTCTCCGTTCTCTGCTGCTCAAAATGCGAAACCTGATGCCAACGTCGACGCTGGCGCGAGAGCTTTGCAGATTCTGGAATCTGCTGCATGGGCGGACATTTTCAACGGGAAGGACCTGGCTGGTTGGACGGGCGACACCCAAAACTACTTGGTTGAAGACGGAGTTCTGGTCTGCAAAAAAGGGGGCCACAATCTCGTCAGCGAAAAACAATATGGCGACTTCGCCTTTCAGTTCGAATTTAAACTGGAGGAAAGTGGCAACAACGGAGTCGGCATTCGAGTATCGGAAGGTGGGCATGCCGCGACCGATGGTATGGAGATTCAAATACTGGACCACCACGGCAGCCGCTACGGTGGTGAAGCCATCATGGAGAACGGCAAGAAGCGGAAGCTAAGCTGGCTGAAGCCGTGGCAGTATCATGGATCGATTTACGGCGTTTATCCTTCGAGAATTGGGTACCTGAAACCGGTCGGCGAGTGGAATTCTGAAACCATCGTCGCGATCGATGATCACATCCTGGTCATTCTTAACGGTGCCGTGATCATGGACGTGTGTCTGGATGACGTCACTCCGGTCGACGGCAACCCTCATCCGGGTATGCACAACAAGTCGGGCCACCTGATGCTGGCCGGACACAATGATCGTGTGGAATTCCGGAACCTGAAGCTGGCGGACTATTCGCCAGCACCCAGCACGCCAAAGACAGACAAGCACAACACGCCACCGGAAGGTTTTTCGGCGTTGTTCAACGGGAAGGACCTGACCGGTTGGAAAGGACTCGCTCACCGCAATGCCAACGAACGTCGGGCGCTGAAAGGCGATGACTTGAAGGCAGCTCAGGCGACCGCCGATGAAAGTATGAATCAGCACTGGAGCGTTTCTGACGGCGTGCTGACTTACGACGGCAAAGGTCAGAGTCTCTGCACAGCCAATGACTACGGCGATTTCGAGTTCTACTGCGAATGGAAGATTCCGCCGGGCGCGGATTCGGGCATTTATTTACGAGGCACGCCGCAGGTGCAAATCTGGGATCCCTGGCGTACTCAGTCAAAAGAAGAGCACACCGTACCGGATTCGTCAGAGGAATGGGTTGAGCGGTACCGACACGGCCAGCAGCTTGGATCTGGCGGACTGTGGAATAACCGCCGCTGGCGGAATTCGCCGTTGGTTCTGGCGGACAAGAAGGCTGGCGAATGGAACAACTTCCTGATTCGTATGGTGGGCGACAAAGTTACGATCTGGCTGAATGACAAGTTAGTTGTCGACCGGGTGAGGCTCGAAAACTTCTGGGACAAAGCACGCCTTATGCCTCTGCCTCGAGCCGACCAAATTGAATTGCAGCACCACGGCAGTGAATTGTTCTTCCGCAACCTGTACATTCGCGAGTTGCCGTATTAA
- the recJ gene encoding single-stranded-DNA-specific exonuclease RecJ: protein MPRKWSFHPHDEPSISRLSKALKVTPLVAQVLIARGYETADAAKGYLEPKLSNLHDPNLLPGVADAAARIVAAVKDKRRITIYGDYDVDGVTSTAVLWHCLKLQGASVDYYIPCRIEEGYGLNESAIRQLHEDDPQRLLVSVDCGIASVQEAAVAKDIGLELIITDHHHIGSELPDAAVLVHPRLPGTEYPFGELCGVGVAFKLAWAICQLTGDGTRASPRMREFLKSAVGLTAIGTVADVVPLVDENRVIVRYGLHSLKENPSPGLQALLRVSNLHDKAQLSSEDIGFGIAPRINAAGRLGQARLAVEMLTTDNVERAIQLGAYVDELNKNRKTVERRILKEAKELVEANPEWLQHGTLVLAHHDWHPGVIGIVASRICETYEKPTVMISLKDDGTGVGSARSYAGFDMYAGLEASQECLLGFGGHKAAAGVQVEAARVDELRTALANWSALNFAPTDDDTALRVDAEVHLSEVTRRAVMELQHLGPFGEANPKPRFAARRVDLAEPPKTMGEGDRHLAIKVRQHSTNLRAVAFGRGEWAAELAAITGPLSISFAPQINSFRGYDRVELQLHDWQPPDDGTNPAK from the coding sequence GTGCCACGGAAATGGTCCTTTCATCCGCATGACGAACCGTCCATCAGTCGACTCAGTAAAGCCTTGAAGGTGACGCCGCTTGTCGCGCAGGTGCTGATCGCCCGGGGGTACGAGACTGCTGATGCTGCCAAAGGGTATCTCGAACCGAAGCTAAGCAACCTCCACGACCCTAATCTGCTGCCCGGTGTAGCGGATGCGGCGGCTCGCATCGTGGCAGCTGTCAAAGACAAACGCCGCATCACCATTTACGGTGACTACGATGTTGATGGAGTAACATCGACGGCCGTATTGTGGCATTGCCTGAAACTTCAGGGTGCGAGTGTCGACTATTACATCCCTTGTCGTATCGAAGAAGGTTATGGCCTAAACGAGTCTGCGATTCGGCAACTACATGAAGACGACCCTCAGCGCCTGCTGGTTTCCGTCGACTGTGGGATCGCCAGCGTTCAGGAAGCGGCGGTGGCCAAAGACATTGGTCTGGAACTAATTATCACGGACCATCACCACATCGGTTCAGAACTCCCTGATGCCGCCGTGCTGGTGCATCCGCGGTTGCCGGGGACCGAGTATCCCTTCGGTGAATTGTGTGGGGTTGGTGTGGCGTTTAAGCTGGCGTGGGCAATCTGCCAACTAACGGGCGACGGCACCAGAGCCAGCCCACGCATGCGGGAGTTTCTAAAATCAGCGGTGGGGCTGACGGCGATTGGAACGGTTGCCGATGTCGTTCCACTGGTCGATGAAAATCGCGTGATCGTGCGTTACGGACTACACAGTCTGAAGGAAAATCCCTCGCCCGGTCTGCAGGCGCTGTTGCGAGTTTCGAATCTGCACGACAAGGCTCAACTGTCGTCAGAAGATATCGGGTTCGGCATAGCGCCGCGGATTAACGCGGCCGGGCGTCTGGGACAGGCGCGTTTGGCGGTAGAAATGCTGACAACGGATAACGTCGAACGCGCGATCCAGTTGGGGGCGTACGTGGACGAACTGAACAAGAACAGAAAAACGGTCGAACGCCGAATTCTGAAAGAAGCGAAGGAGCTGGTTGAAGCAAATCCCGAATGGTTGCAGCACGGAACGCTGGTGTTGGCTCACCACGACTGGCATCCCGGCGTGATCGGCATTGTCGCCAGTCGCATTTGTGAAACATACGAAAAACCTACCGTCATGATCTCTCTGAAGGATGACGGCACCGGGGTGGGAAGTGCCCGATCATATGCCGGGTTTGATATGTACGCGGGACTGGAAGCAAGCCAGGAATGTTTGCTTGGGTTCGGTGGTCACAAAGCAGCGGCGGGTGTTCAGGTTGAAGCTGCTCGAGTTGATGAACTGCGTACGGCACTGGCAAACTGGTCGGCGCTGAACTTCGCTCCAACAGACGACGACACAGCATTGCGAGTCGACGCGGAAGTCCATCTGTCGGAGGTGACTCGGCGAGCCGTCATGGAATTACAGCATTTGGGCCCGTTCGGCGAAGCCAACCCCAAACCCCGTTTTGCAGCACGGCGAGTCGACTTGGCGGAACCGCCGAAAACAATGGGGGAAGGCGATCGGCATCTAGCGATCAAGGTCCGGCAACACAGCACAAATCTGCGAGCGGTCGCGTTTGGACGGGGCGAATGGGCGGCCGAGTTGGCAGCGATCACAGGACCACTGTCAATCAGCTTCGCACCGCAAATCAATTCGTTCCGCGGCTACGACCGCGTCGAATTGCAACTACACGACTGGCAGCCGCCGGACGATGGCACGAATCCCGCGAAGTAA
- a CDS encoding DUF1501 domain-containing protein, whose translation MNPIHQHMLSETRRHFFARGATGLGTAALASLLQSSAMAGNGDAVAPTDSLSSGEVPDYLKKYAPKAKRAIYLFMAGAPCQQDTFDYKPKMEAMFDKDLPESVRNGQRLTTMTSGQKRFPIAPSKFKFEQYGKSGAWISELLPHTAKMVDDICIVRSMHTEAINHDPAITYICTGDQLPGRPSLGSWLSYGLGSENKDVPAFMVMTPTWTGRKQAQALYNRLWGAGFLPSRYSGVSLRRQGDPVLYLSNPDGVSTTARRRMLDRLSEMNQRTLDRIGDPETQARIAQYEMAFKMQSSMPDLVNIDGESKSVLDMYGPDVTTPGTYAASCLLARRMLERDVRFVQIFHRGWDQHGNVAGDLPSQCKDVDQPSYALVQDLKERGLLEDTLVIWGGEFGRTVYSQGSLSKENYGRDHHPRCFSIWMAGAGIKPGLVYGATDDFSYNITENPVHIHDLNATILQQLGVDHERLTYRFQGRDFRLTDVHGNIITDILT comes from the coding sequence ATGAACCCAATTCATCAACATATGCTGTCCGAAACACGACGGCACTTTTTCGCCAGGGGAGCGACCGGACTGGGGACGGCGGCTCTAGCATCGCTGCTGCAGTCTTCAGCAATGGCCGGCAATGGTGACGCGGTTGCGCCGACTGATAGCTTAAGCAGCGGCGAAGTACCAGATTACCTGAAGAAGTATGCGCCGAAGGCTAAGCGAGCCATCTATCTGTTTATGGCCGGAGCCCCCTGTCAGCAGGACACCTTCGACTACAAGCCAAAGATGGAGGCGATGTTTGACAAAGACCTCCCGGAATCGGTGCGCAATGGCCAGCGACTGACCACGATGACGTCCGGTCAAAAACGGTTTCCGATCGCACCTTCGAAGTTTAAGTTCGAACAGTACGGTAAGTCAGGAGCCTGGATCAGCGAACTGCTGCCGCACACGGCAAAAATGGTAGACGATATCTGCATCGTACGTTCGATGCATACGGAAGCGATTAACCACGACCCGGCGATCACATACATCTGCACCGGTGACCAGCTTCCTGGTCGTCCGAGTCTCGGATCATGGCTGAGTTACGGGCTGGGATCGGAAAACAAAGATGTCCCCGCCTTTATGGTGATGACGCCCACATGGACCGGCCGCAAGCAGGCTCAGGCATTGTACAACCGGCTGTGGGGAGCCGGCTTTTTGCCCAGCCGCTACTCCGGCGTATCGTTGCGGCGGCAGGGCGATCCGGTGCTGTACCTGTCCAATCCGGATGGCGTGTCAACCACAGCTCGGCGACGTATGCTGGATCGGCTAAGCGAAATGAACCAGCGAACACTCGATCGTATCGGCGACCCGGAAACTCAGGCCCGAATCGCTCAGTACGAAATGGCATTCAAGATGCAATCATCGATGCCGGACCTGGTCAACATCGATGGCGAATCAAAATCCGTGCTGGACATGTATGGGCCGGACGTAACGACTCCCGGCACATATGCGGCAAGCTGCCTGTTAGCTCGCCGAATGCTGGAACGAGACGTTCGGTTCGTGCAGATCTTTCATCGAGGCTGGGACCAACACGGAAATGTTGCGGGAGACCTGCCGTCGCAATGCAAAGATGTCGATCAGCCTTCGTACGCTCTGGTTCAGGATCTGAAGGAACGCGGACTTCTGGAAGACACTCTGGTGATTTGGGGCGGCGAATTTGGCCGCACGGTCTACAGTCAGGGCAGCTTGTCAAAAGAAAACTACGGCCGGGACCATCACCCTCGTTGCTTTAGCATCTGGATGGCCGGAGCGGGCATTAAGCCAGGCCTGGTTTACGGTGCGACGGACGATTTCAGCTATAACATCACTGAGAATCCCGTCCACATCCATGACCTGAACGCCACCATCCTTCAGCAACTGGGTGTCGATCACGAGCGTCTCACATACCGCTTCCAGGGTCGCGACTTCCGACTCACCGACGTTCATGGCAACATCATCACCGACATTCTGACGTAA
- a CDS encoding glycosyltransferase family 2 protein, with amino-acid sequence MTELSDTESPPNTYDVEVSVVMPCLNEADTIETCIRKAQQAFAAHGINGEVVIGDNGSDDGSQKLAIDLGARVVDVPQRGYGSALMGGIAAARGEFVIMGDADDSYEFLEIPKFVDALRAGSDLVQGCRLPSGGGQILPGAMPFLHRWLGNPMLSRMAAVFFRVPIHDIYCGLRGFRRDFYESLNQRCTGMEFATEMIVKSTLVEGRISEVPITLHPDGRKAHPPHLRTFRDGWRTVRFFMLYSPRWTFFLPGLLMILLGVLGYAVALPGVTIGGATFDAHTLLFASLSAIVGFQSVIFAVLAQVYGTDSGMLPVHRGLTQWINVATLERMLIGAAIVGLMGTGLLLCAVLQWYRAEFGRLDYAVTMRWVIPGVTLTALAVQTALASLFLGILRMHHQPSSSMGESQ; translated from the coding sequence ATGACAGAATTGTCCGATACAGAATCACCGCCTAACACCTATGACGTCGAAGTCAGTGTCGTCATGCCCTGCCTGAATGAAGCGGATACGATCGAAACGTGTATCCGGAAAGCTCAACAGGCCTTCGCAGCTCACGGCATCAATGGCGAAGTCGTCATCGGCGACAACGGCAGCGATGACGGATCGCAGAAACTGGCAATCGATTTGGGTGCTCGCGTTGTCGACGTTCCTCAGCGAGGCTACGGAAGCGCGTTGATGGGGGGCATCGCTGCCGCTCGCGGTGAATTTGTCATTATGGGGGACGCGGATGATAGCTACGAATTTCTTGAGATCCCAAAGTTCGTCGACGCGTTGCGAGCAGGCAGCGACCTGGTTCAGGGGTGCCGACTGCCTTCTGGTGGGGGGCAAATTCTTCCTGGCGCTATGCCGTTTCTGCATCGTTGGCTGGGCAACCCGATGCTGTCTCGAATGGCGGCCGTGTTTTTTCGAGTCCCTATTCACGACATCTATTGCGGCCTGCGTGGCTTTCGTCGCGACTTCTACGAATCGTTAAATCAACGTTGCACAGGGATGGAATTCGCGACAGAAATGATCGTCAAAAGTACGCTGGTTGAGGGCCGTATTTCGGAAGTGCCGATCACTCTGCATCCAGACGGCCGGAAGGCTCACCCGCCCCATCTTCGAACGTTTCGCGATGGTTGGAGAACCGTTCGCTTCTTCATGCTGTACTCACCACGGTGGACATTCTTTCTGCCAGGGCTGTTGATGATCTTGCTGGGAGTGCTTGGATACGCGGTCGCTTTGCCAGGTGTCACAATTGGTGGAGCAACGTTTGACGCTCACACGTTGCTGTTCGCTTCGTTATCTGCGATTGTCGGGTTTCAATCCGTCATTTTTGCCGTGCTGGCTCAGGTATACGGCACTGACAGCGGCATGCTGCCCGTTCATCGTGGGCTGACGCAATGGATAAATGTGGCCACACTGGAACGAATGCTAATTGGTGCCGCGATCGTCGGTTTGATGGGAACTGGCCTATTACTGTGCGCGGTGCTGCAATGGTACCGCGCCGAGTTCGGTCGATTGGACTACGCGGTGACGATGCGATGGGTAATTCCAGGAGTGACTCTGACTGCGTTGGCCGTGCAGACCGCGCTCGCGTCGCTGTTTCTGGGCATTCTTCGGATGCACCACCAACCGTCTTCGAGCATGGGCGAGTCACAATGA